From a region of the Babylonia areolata isolate BAREFJ2019XMU chromosome 25, ASM4173473v1, whole genome shotgun sequence genome:
- the LOC143299845 gene encoding uncharacterized protein LOC143299845 isoform X1: protein MNIPRNAILWTSFLVVIVIIAPALLVLSQSALRVWTVSTRGLPCDCQCRGYRGSTDFKGKVRFHPPLNASSEDARTSREVNVTVTSLAEGTARPEVVLFSTWVSRPYKRVIHDNVLGMWPLISPASFTCLLFSDEEEERHRAKSFGWHTPPLPRTSCGGIPIFREMFFTTMTTMPTARIFGFVNGDLLLGATLRDTLQAVLDRPELMAKPLLLLLRRLNVPFHVEFRVTDFRKVEELKLRGKPLLDGSSDAFFTNRWFPWRLVPDIVPGRIGIGMWLVAAARALNVTVIDLTDTVTTLHMTSSAGNVESHKHDNAMCNRELYNHLGVKPSSWACGFINCAHLQSRFANNSGNASHVHIQSKAPTTLPDHCKKCFFNTNKLKELSTNKSSDSRK, encoded by the exons ATGAATATCCCGAGGAACGCCATACTGTGGACGTCCTTTCTGGTGGTGATCGTCATCATTGCTCCCGCCCTGCTGGTCCTCAGCCAGTCCGCACTAAGGGTGTGGACAGTGTCAACCAGGGGTCTGCCGTGTGACTGCCAGTGCCGAGGATATCGTGGATCGACAGACTTCAAAG GCAAGGTCCGCTTTCACCCACCCCTTAATGCGTCATCAGAGGACGCGCGCACGTCACGGGAGGTGAACGTCACGGTGACGTCACTGGCGGAGGGGACGGCGCGGCCCGAGGTGGTCCTGTTCAGCACGTGGGTTAGCCGCCCCTACAAGCGGGTCATCCACGACAACGTGCTGGGCATGTGGCCCCTCATCTCCCCGGCCTCCTTCACCTGCCTGCTCTTCTCGGACGAG GAAGAAGAACGCCACAGAGCAAAGTCCTTCGGTTGGCACACCCCGCCCCTGCCGCGCACTTCCTGCGGAGGCATCCCCATCTTCCGGGAGATGTTCTTCACGACCATGACAACCATGCCCACAGCGCGGATCTTCGGCTTCGTCAACGGCGACCTCCTCTTGGGAGCCACCCTCAGGGACACCCTGCAGGCGGTGCTGGATCGCCCCGAGCTCATGGCCAAGCCTTTGCTGCTGCTTCTCCGTCGCCTCAACGTGCCCTTCCACGTGGAGTTCCGAGTGACGGACTTCCGAAAAGTGGAGGAGTTGAAACTTCGAGGCAAGCCTCTTCTCGATGGTTCGTCTGATGCGTTTTTCACCAACCGCTGGTTTCCGTGGCGGCTTGTGCCGGACATCGTGCCCGGTCGTATCGGCATCGGCATGTGGCTCGTGGCCGCGGCTCGTGCTCTGAATGTGACTGTCATCGATCTGACGGACACGGTGACCACCCTGCACATGACGTCATCAGCAGGGAACGTGGAGAGCCACAAACACGACAACGCTATGTGCAACCGTGAGCTCTACAACCACCTAGGTGTCAAGCCGTCCTCTTGGGCCTGTGGCTTCATTAACTGCGCCCACTTACAGTCCCGGTTCGCCAACAACAGCGGCAATGCTTCTCATGTGCATATTCAGAGCAAAGCCCCAACCACTCTGCCTGATCACTGTAAAAAATGTTTCTTCAACACGAACAAGTTGAAGGAGCTGAGCACGAACAAGTCATCTGATTCAAGGAAATGA
- the LOC143299845 gene encoding uncharacterized protein LOC143299845 isoform X2: MNIPRNAILWTSFLVVIVIIAPALLVLSQSALRVWTVSTRGLPCDCQCRGYRGSTDFKEDARTSREVNVTVTSLAEGTARPEVVLFSTWVSRPYKRVIHDNVLGMWPLISPASFTCLLFSDEEEERHRAKSFGWHTPPLPRTSCGGIPIFREMFFTTMTTMPTARIFGFVNGDLLLGATLRDTLQAVLDRPELMAKPLLLLLRRLNVPFHVEFRVTDFRKVEELKLRGKPLLDGSSDAFFTNRWFPWRLVPDIVPGRIGIGMWLVAAARALNVTVIDLTDTVTTLHMTSSAGNVESHKHDNAMCNRELYNHLGVKPSSWACGFINCAHLQSRFANNSGNASHVHIQSKAPTTLPDHCKKCFFNTNKLKELSTNKSSDSRK; the protein is encoded by the exons ATGAATATCCCGAGGAACGCCATACTGTGGACGTCCTTTCTGGTGGTGATCGTCATCATTGCTCCCGCCCTGCTGGTCCTCAGCCAGTCCGCACTAAGGGTGTGGACAGTGTCAACCAGGGGTCTGCCGTGTGACTGCCAGTGCCGAGGATATCGTGGATCGACAGACTTCAAAG AGGACGCGCGCACGTCACGGGAGGTGAACGTCACGGTGACGTCACTGGCGGAGGGGACGGCGCGGCCCGAGGTGGTCCTGTTCAGCACGTGGGTTAGCCGCCCCTACAAGCGGGTCATCCACGACAACGTGCTGGGCATGTGGCCCCTCATCTCCCCGGCCTCCTTCACCTGCCTGCTCTTCTCGGACGAG GAAGAAGAACGCCACAGAGCAAAGTCCTTCGGTTGGCACACCCCGCCCCTGCCGCGCACTTCCTGCGGAGGCATCCCCATCTTCCGGGAGATGTTCTTCACGACCATGACAACCATGCCCACAGCGCGGATCTTCGGCTTCGTCAACGGCGACCTCCTCTTGGGAGCCACCCTCAGGGACACCCTGCAGGCGGTGCTGGATCGCCCCGAGCTCATGGCCAAGCCTTTGCTGCTGCTTCTCCGTCGCCTCAACGTGCCCTTCCACGTGGAGTTCCGAGTGACGGACTTCCGAAAAGTGGAGGAGTTGAAACTTCGAGGCAAGCCTCTTCTCGATGGTTCGTCTGATGCGTTTTTCACCAACCGCTGGTTTCCGTGGCGGCTTGTGCCGGACATCGTGCCCGGTCGTATCGGCATCGGCATGTGGCTCGTGGCCGCGGCTCGTGCTCTGAATGTGACTGTCATCGATCTGACGGACACGGTGACCACCCTGCACATGACGTCATCAGCAGGGAACGTGGAGAGCCACAAACACGACAACGCTATGTGCAACCGTGAGCTCTACAACCACCTAGGTGTCAAGCCGTCCTCTTGGGCCTGTGGCTTCATTAACTGCGCCCACTTACAGTCCCGGTTCGCCAACAACAGCGGCAATGCTTCTCATGTGCATATTCAGAGCAAAGCCCCAACCACTCTGCCTGATCACTGTAAAAAATGTTTCTTCAACACGAACAAGTTGAAGGAGCTGAGCACGAACAAGTCATCTGATTCAAGGAAATGA